One window of uncultured Trichococcus sp. genomic DNA carries:
- a CDS encoding SRPBCC family protein, with protein MATFEKTIFINAPVQKVYEYTINPENWSHFYNGLSEPESISGKGEVGTIVKSSYSMMGIHFPITIEVTESQLTDEGAIWKGNITGSFPTKQTSRYVAKEGGTELTFDIDSVPPETLFTKILDKLVTDKMEENSTQHTLENIKAICESAQ; from the coding sequence ATGGCTACTTTTGAAAAAACCATTTTCATCAATGCACCAGTCCAAAAAGTCTACGAGTACACAATCAACCCTGAGAATTGGTCACACTTCTACAACGGCCTTTCCGAACCGGAAAGCATCAGCGGAAAAGGGGAAGTAGGCACGATCGTCAAATCGAGCTATTCCATGATGGGCATCCATTTCCCGATCACCATCGAAGTGACGGAAAGCCAGCTTACTGACGAGGGCGCAATCTGGAAAGGGAACATCACCGGGAGTTTTCCGACCAAGCAAACCAGCCGCTATGTTGCAAAAGAGGGAGGAACGGAGCTGACGTTCGATATCGACAGCGTGCCGCCTGAAACGCTGTTCACGAAAATCCTCGACAAACTCGTAACGGATAAAATGGAGGAAAACTCGACCCAACACACACTTGAAAACATAAAAGCCATCTGCGAATCGGCACAATAA